Proteins encoded within one genomic window of Sphingomonas cannabina:
- a CDS encoding amino acid adenylation domain-containing protein: MKYRQLSHHAYERDDIKTPAPSTRERRLDAAFVEQAARTPERIAVLCAGQALTYRALDRRSNRLACHLRAIGVDREVRVAVALPRTAELIVALLAILKAGGAYVPLDLRQPPDRLDFLLRDSGAAILLTDAASAASLFADSGCRVETLPAATDTLSADPLEPAGDHLDLAYIIYTSGSTGVPKGVMLRHSAMGIIDWMASTMDAGDLERIAATTSITFDPSVIEIFGPLSWGGCVVLKESLLEPFRHGECPTLVQGPPSVMDGLARRGAIPETVRAINCGGEVLQAKIVERLYRLSRIERLYNHYGPTEATIVATIAPVPRGTREDPPLGEPVAGARIHLLDEAGEPVAEGEVGEICIGGDGVACGYWNRPELTGERFVPEPGTDPARPMYRTGDLAFYGAPGKLMFVGRRERQVKIRGQRVELGEIEHALRGLPLVVEAAVEWFHADGRPDRLVAFLEVEAGFDETAALRELGRWLPSHMLPHRIMPMPRLPRGVSGKVDHQALASLHPGDFPAKEDAPAGATPLEALVVAAFARGLHRHDIDVDDDFFALGGDSLSAYNLTLELEELLDRPVSPAIMAQASTPRALAQILELTDASQDGDFCVLNAGGSGRPIFCLPDVFGQPVSFTALADVLRDVRPIYGLTPAPGVERTGRLSVETLTARYLRTVRGLQATGPYCIAGYSFGGVAAFDLARALEAAGEEVTLVLIDALVGYRILEPRVWLPWLVRHGLAYARSTGVRQLLNKAMVSRWIPWMRSQPAPPSWVSARSRDLAAAMIDATRRYRIGTFGGPTMLIHAGVRDPLERLLDHDGRQGWGQALRGEVRTVTLPASHLEIMRYPHVASVAEVFSALSGEDGAPEAGRSVAYVA, translated from the coding sequence ATGAAATACCGCCAATTAAGTCATCATGCTTACGAGCGAGACGATATTAAGACTCCCGCCCCCTCTACCAGGGAAAGGCGGCTGGACGCCGCATTTGTAGAGCAGGCCGCGAGAACACCGGAGAGGATCGCCGTCCTGTGCGCGGGACAGGCGCTCACCTATCGCGCGCTGGATCGGCGCTCCAACCGGCTTGCCTGCCACCTTCGCGCGATCGGCGTCGATCGCGAGGTGCGCGTCGCCGTCGCCCTGCCGCGTACGGCCGAGCTGATCGTGGCGTTGCTCGCGATCCTGAAGGCGGGCGGCGCCTATGTGCCGCTCGACCTCAGGCAGCCGCCCGACCGGCTCGACTTCCTGCTCCGCGACAGCGGCGCCGCGATCCTGCTGACCGACGCGGCGAGCGCGGCGTCGCTGTTCGCGGACAGCGGCTGCCGGGTCGAGACGCTGCCGGCCGCGACCGACACATTGTCCGCGGACCCGCTCGAACCGGCGGGCGATCATCTCGACCTCGCCTATATCATCTACACCTCCGGCTCGACCGGCGTTCCCAAGGGCGTGATGCTGCGGCACAGCGCGATGGGGATCATCGACTGGATGGCGTCGACCATGGACGCCGGCGACCTGGAGCGGATCGCCGCGACCACCTCCATCACCTTCGACCCCTCGGTGATCGAGATCTTCGGGCCGCTGTCCTGGGGCGGCTGCGTGGTCCTGAAGGAGAGCCTGCTCGAACCGTTCCGGCACGGCGAATGCCCCACGCTCGTCCAGGGGCCGCCGTCGGTGATGGACGGGCTGGCGCGGCGCGGTGCGATCCCCGAGACGGTGCGGGCGATCAACTGCGGCGGCGAGGTGCTGCAGGCCAAGATCGTCGAGCGGCTCTATCGGCTGTCGCGGATCGAGCGGCTCTACAACCACTATGGGCCGACCGAGGCGACGATCGTCGCGACGATCGCGCCGGTGCCGCGCGGGACGCGCGAGGACCCGCCGCTGGGCGAGCCGGTGGCCGGGGCGCGCATCCATCTGCTCGACGAGGCGGGCGAGCCGGTTGCCGAGGGCGAGGTCGGCGAGATCTGCATCGGCGGGGACGGCGTCGCCTGCGGCTATTGGAACCGTCCCGAGCTCACCGGTGAACGGTTCGTGCCCGAGCCAGGGACCGACCCGGCCCGGCCGATGTACCGGACGGGCGACCTCGCCTTCTACGGCGCGCCGGGCAAGCTGATGTTCGTCGGGCGACGGGAGCGCCAGGTCAAGATCCGCGGGCAGCGCGTCGAGCTCGGCGAGATCGAACATGCGCTGCGCGGGCTGCCGCTGGTGGTGGAGGCCGCGGTCGAGTGGTTCCATGCGGATGGCCGGCCCGACCGGCTCGTCGCCTTCCTCGAAGTGGAAGCGGGTTTCGACGAGACCGCGGCGCTTCGCGAGCTGGGGCGCTGGCTGCCGTCGCATATGCTGCCGCATCGGATCATGCCGATGCCGCGGCTGCCGCGCGGCGTGTCCGGCAAGGTCGACCATCAGGCTCTCGCATCGCTCCATCCGGGCGATTTCCCCGCGAAGGAGGATGCGCCGGCCGGGGCCACGCCGCTCGAAGCGCTGGTCGTCGCCGCCTTCGCGAGGGGGCTGCATCGTCATGACATCGACGTCGACGACGATTTCTTCGCGCTCGGCGGGGATTCGCTGTCCGCCTACAACCTCACGCTCGAGCTGGAGGAGCTGCTCGACCGCCCGGTGTCGCCGGCGATCATGGCGCAGGCGAGCACGCCGCGCGCGCTTGCCCAGATCCTGGAGCTGACCGATGCCTCACAGGACGGCGATTTCTGCGTGCTCAACGCCGGAGGCAGTGGGCGGCCGATCTTCTGCCTTCCCGACGTGTTCGGGCAGCCGGTCAGCTTCACGGCGCTCGCCGACGTGCTCAGGGACGTGCGACCGATCTACGGCCTGACGCCCGCACCCGGCGTGGAACGGACCGGTCGGCTCAGCGTGGAGACGCTGACCGCCCGCTATCTGAGGACGGTCCGCGGGCTGCAGGCGACGGGCCCCTATTGCATCGCCGGCTATTCCTTCGGCGGCGTCGCCGCCTTCGACCTGGCGCGCGCGCTCGAGGCGGCGGGGGAAGAGGTGACGCTGGTCCTCATCGATGCGTTGGTCGGATACCGGATCCTCGAGCCGCGGGTCTGGCTGCCGTGGCTGGTCAGGCACGGACTCGCCTATGCGCGGAGCACGGGGGTGCGGCAGCTGCTGAATAAGGCGATGGTGTCGCGGTGGATACCCTGGATGAGGTCGCAGCCGGCGCCGCCGAGCTGGGTGTCGGCGCGCAGCCGCGACCTGGCCGCGGCGATGATCGATGCGACGCGTCGCTATCGGATCGGGACCTTCGGCGGACCGACGATGCTGATCCACGCCGGCGTCCGCGATCCGCTGGAGCGGCTGCTCGATCACGACGGCCGTCAGGGCTGGGGCCAGGCGCTGCGCGGAGAGGTGCGGACGGTGACGTTGCCCGCGTCGCATCTCGAGATCATGCGCTATCCGCATGTCGCCAGCGTGGCCGAGGTCTTCTCCGCGCTGTCCGGGGAGGATGGCGCTCCTGAAGCCGGGCGATCCGTTGCGTACGTAGCCTGA
- a CDS encoding PAS domain-containing protein: MDSSRDIDDRFDTGETHDRGRPDRDGTVSEATLDVGGDERRMHVRAYNHWVSLLRGRAYPSIEDLEPASIADFGPHSVLLDFTGSVEDPKIQFLGRALREECGVDAGISRIAEVPGRSLLSRLTDHYLQIIANRAPIGFEAEFVGTRGHNTLYRGILMPFSSDEDTIDFIYGVINWKETVDADTQAKLTADLAAAHRAAPAAPATTPVWADGPSSGVAGGAGQLPGEEPLPADAALADRLTAAREWAVAATSTETRSRAALYRALARAYEFARAAGEDPDGYAALLDEAGIKAQARAPMTPIVKLVFGADYDKTRLTEFATVLTHAERCQVEPAALVAFLESFRGGIKGVVAAERAARRPAEKAGGWDAIAAELRRRPPLARIEVGEIDGEFVVLLARKAADGALDVVAIDDDKALTDRAARRAAA; the protein is encoded by the coding sequence ATGGATAGCTCGCGTGACATCGACGATCGGTTCGACACCGGCGAAACCCACGATCGGGGCAGGCCGGATCGGGACGGCACGGTGAGCGAGGCCACGCTCGACGTCGGCGGCGACGAGCGGCGGATGCACGTGCGCGCCTATAATCACTGGGTGTCGCTGCTGCGCGGGCGCGCCTATCCCTCGATCGAGGACCTGGAGCCAGCCTCGATCGCCGACTTCGGGCCGCACAGCGTGCTGCTCGACTTCACCGGGAGCGTCGAGGATCCGAAGATCCAGTTCCTCGGCAGGGCGCTGCGCGAGGAATGCGGCGTCGATGCCGGCATCAGCCGCATCGCCGAGGTGCCGGGCCGCTCGCTGCTGTCGCGGCTCACCGACCATTATCTCCAGATCATCGCGAATCGCGCGCCGATCGGCTTCGAGGCCGAGTTCGTCGGCACGCGCGGGCACAATACGCTCTACCGCGGCATCCTGATGCCCTTCTCCTCGGACGAGGACACGATCGATTTCATCTACGGCGTGATCAACTGGAAGGAGACGGTCGACGCCGACACACAGGCGAAGCTGACCGCCGACCTTGCTGCCGCGCACCGCGCCGCGCCGGCCGCGCCCGCCACCACGCCGGTGTGGGCGGACGGGCCGAGCTCGGGCGTGGCCGGCGGGGCGGGCCAGCTGCCGGGCGAGGAGCCGCTGCCGGCCGATGCCGCCCTCGCCGACCGGTTGACCGCCGCCCGCGAATGGGCGGTCGCCGCGACCTCGACCGAGACGCGCAGCCGCGCCGCGCTCTATCGCGCGCTCGCCCGCGCCTATGAGTTCGCCCGCGCCGCCGGCGAGGATCCGGACGGCTATGCCGCGCTGCTCGATGAGGCCGGGATCAAGGCGCAGGCGCGCGCGCCGATGACGCCGATCGTCAAGCTCGTGTTCGGCGCCGATTACGACAAGACGCGACTCACCGAGTTCGCCACCGTGCTGACCCATGCCGAGCGCTGCCAGGTCGAGCCGGCCGCGCTGGTCGCCTTCCTCGAGAGCTTCCGGGGCGGCATCAAGGGCGTGGTCGCCGCCGAGCGCGCCGCGCGCCGGCCGGCCGAGAAGGCCGGCGGCTGGGACGCGATCGCCGCGGAGCTGCGCCGCCGCCCGCCGCTCGCGCGCATCGAGGTGGGCGAGATCGACGGCGAGTTCGTCGTGCTGCTCGCGCGCAAGGCGGCCGACGGCGCGCTCGACGTGGTGGCGATCGACGACGACAAGGCCCTGACCGACCGCGCCGCCCGCCGCGCTGCAGCATGA
- a CDS encoding DUF6438 domain-containing protein: MKRWAVWCVTVLSVAGCGAEAQQAPSRVGIWDLASQRVSGETSVVVPGEGLSRSVTILVTVNTDGEVVDAHMDGDDRRRLDPTPAIAAVKAWRFRPQQFEGRPVEAIGRVQISYTVPEIAPEPVPFPPVDPNQVVMTLTRGACFGACPAYSVTISGAGLVRFSTTDDTIAGASEVHRRFNGSGVLWPGVHTARIDPVVARQLIERFRQVGFLGLKDEYSCPVTDQSATQLTFAAPGVKKTVTDYVGECVGMPHGVAELEEEIDRVAGTARWVSGTPETFTLLEKDGFDVRSPASANLAAAAALRLGFSRTPEPETEALLALLIDRGLPLDAAVTQPMLWGSDDRKAGPKIVLGNWLLSRALEGPSTRLFGKLVDRGVLEKADKTMLTALLHNGAACSPAIARALAKAGAEARRPPAGTSALTAIRESYGVCEGRSEDEVAEMAVALLDLGVPTEARDDLGWTALMGVDSPALAKVLLAHHADPNARDKDGTTPLLATDDDRVARLLLEAGADPRVHDDNGTVRQQALKQHMPATLAWLDAHNLR, from the coding sequence ATGAAGCGCTGGGCGGTGTGGTGCGTTACAGTTCTGTCGGTGGCGGGGTGCGGTGCCGAGGCGCAACAAGCGCCATCGCGCGTTGGCATTTGGGATCTTGCATCGCAGCGTGTCAGCGGGGAAACGAGCGTCGTCGTCCCCGGCGAAGGGCTGAGCCGCAGCGTTACCATCCTGGTCACGGTCAACACCGACGGGGAGGTGGTCGACGCCCATATGGACGGCGACGACCGACGGCGCCTCGATCCCACTCCGGCCATCGCGGCTGTCAAAGCGTGGCGCTTTCGCCCGCAGCAGTTCGAGGGTCGCCCGGTAGAAGCAATCGGTCGGGTGCAGATTTCCTATACCGTCCCGGAGATTGCCCCAGAGCCAGTCCCCTTCCCTCCAGTTGATCCGAACCAGGTCGTCATGACGTTGACGCGCGGCGCCTGCTTCGGCGCTTGTCCCGCCTATAGCGTCACGATCTCGGGTGCCGGCCTGGTGCGCTTCAGCACGACAGACGACACCATTGCCGGCGCCAGCGAAGTCCATCGTCGTTTCAACGGTAGCGGAGTGCTCTGGCCCGGCGTTCACACCGCCCGGATCGATCCGGTCGTCGCGCGCCAGCTGATCGAGCGGTTTCGGCAGGTCGGGTTCCTGGGGCTGAAGGACGAATATTCCTGCCCCGTGACCGACCAGTCCGCGACGCAACTGACGTTCGCCGCCCCCGGCGTGAAGAAAACGGTGACCGATTACGTCGGTGAGTGCGTCGGCATGCCGCACGGTGTCGCCGAGCTCGAGGAGGAGATCGACCGCGTCGCCGGGACGGCACGTTGGGTGAGCGGCACGCCCGAGACGTTTACCTTGTTGGAGAAAGACGGTTTCGACGTGCGCTCCCCCGCCAGCGCGAACCTGGCCGCGGCGGCAGCACTCCGACTTGGATTCTCACGAACCCCGGAGCCGGAGACCGAGGCGTTGCTGGCGCTGCTGATCGATCGTGGTCTTCCGCTCGATGCAGCGGTCACGCAGCCGATGCTTTGGGGTAGCGACGATCGGAAGGCAGGGCCCAAGATCGTTCTTGGCAACTGGCTGTTGAGCCGAGCGCTGGAGGGGCCAAGCACCCGGCTCTTCGGCAAGCTCGTAGACCGGGGTGTGCTTGAAAAGGCAGATAAGACCATGCTGACCGCGCTCCTCCACAATGGCGCGGCGTGTTCGCCCGCGATCGCCCGCGCGCTGGCGAAGGCCGGAGCGGAGGCGCGCCGCCCCCCAGCGGGCACCAGCGCCCTCACTGCGATCCGAGAGAGCTACGGCGTTTGCGAAGGAAGGAGCGAGGATGAGGTCGCGGAGATGGCCGTCGCGCTACTCGACCTGGGCGTCCCGACCGAAGCGCGTGACGATCTCGGCTGGACCGCGCTGATGGGCGTCGACTCCCCCGCGCTCGCGAAGGTGCTGCTTGCCCATCATGCCGACCCGAATGCCCGCGACAAGGATGGCACGACACCGTTGCTGGCTACCGACGACGACCGGGTGGCGCGGCTCCTTCTCGAGGCGGGCGCCGATCCGCGGGTGCACGACGATAACGGCACTGTCCGGCAACAGGCCCTGAAACAGCACATGCCAGCGACGCTCGCCTGGCTGGACGCACACAACCTGCGCTGA